A genomic window from Solanum stenotomum isolate F172 chromosome 10, ASM1918654v1, whole genome shotgun sequence includes:
- the LOC125842057 gene encoding uncharacterized protein LOC125842057, whose protein sequence is MMGNYSEFEEECFFDSREEITSVSDLGSDCNETCVRNWGDECVLGYDFWNKDPESVDERRDRFLKWIGSSSSWDRPDGKEQGGVTTHYRKMSVDRIRDGGETVLANSDSQESCFSGRSSQSFHSNEALELDEDGATEVRLHWKIRNLDNGVEFVVDEFSQEGMLSQVREVGSNKLFTAEEFHRTLGPSPLVQKYLRRAPDGIDTVDAKPKTKRSWLQKLTVATHNKVKSMGDKVKGKESNLKTGTNIQRVRVHTCGKESKELSSLYTGQEFLAHEGSVSTMKFSPCGQYLASAGKDGTVRMWKVIADEIPNNLNAHDGDSSCLYFSLTPTSKLASLNDNKEKISVSKMMRKSPESACVVLPPKIFRILEKPLHEFHGHRGEVLALSWSRNGYLLSSSVDKTARLWKVGQDQCLGVYSHNNYVTCVEFNPTDDNLFISGSIDGKIRLWEVHGCRVIDWTDVKEIVTAVCYCPDGKGGVVGSMDGNCRFYEVIGNQLQMGSQVCLPGKKKLARKRITGFQYCPSDSSKVMVTSADSQVRILCRSNIICKFKGIRNSGNQFPASFTSDGKHILAVTEDSNVHIWNYTDQGRRTNKQKKVRSSESFFSNNASVAIPWSGFNTNPGTLPRSILENGNVNRNSLPRTSDCFSLGRTFLVDSLSKGSATWPEEKLPNSSSPVTVFPSVCKSEYKFLKSAWQGALSSPHLWGLVVVTAGLDGCIRTFLNYGLPIRF, encoded by the exons ATGATGGGGAATTATAGTGAGTTTGAAGAAGAATGTTTCTTTGATAGCCGTGAAGAGATTACTTCTGTTTCTGATTTGGGTTCTGATTGCAACGAGACGTGTGTTCGTAATTGGGGTGACGAGTGTGTTTTAGGATATGACTTTTGGAATAAGGATCCAGAAAGTGTTGATGAACGGCGTGATAGATTTTTGAAGTGGATAGGTTCGAGTTCAAGTTGGGACAGACCTGATGGGAAAGAACAGGGTGGCGTTACTACTCATTACAGAAAGATGAGTGTTGATAGAATTAGGGATGGCGGTGAAACTGTGCTGGCAAATTCAGATTCTCAAGAAAGCTGTTTCTCAGGTCGGTCTTCTCAATCTTTCCACTCTAATGAAGCTTTGGAATTGGATGAGGATGGTGCTACAGAAGTAAGATTGCATTGGAAAATTAGGAATTTGGACAACGGAGTAGAGTttgttgtggatgaatttagtCAGGAAGGTATGCTTAGCCAAGTACGGGAAGTAGGTTCAAACAAGTTGTTCACTGCTGAAGAGTTCCATAGAACTCTTGGGCCATCGCCCTTGGTTCAGAAATATCTGCGGAGAGCACCAGATGGAATTGATACAGTTGATGCTAAGCCAAAAACTAAAAGAAGTTGGCTTCAAAAGCTAACTGTTGCAACTCATAATAAGGTGAAGTCAATGGGGGACAAAGTGAAGGGCAAGGAATCCAATCTAAAGACAGGTACTAACATTCAGAGAGTTCGGGTCCACACATGTGGTAAGGAGTCAAAAGAACTGTCCTCACTTTACACAGGGCAAGAGTTCCTAGCACATGAGGGCTCAGTTTCAACAATGAAGTTTAGTCCTTGTGGCCAGTATCTAGCAAGTGCTGGCAAAGATGGCACGGTGCGCATGTGGAAGGTGATTGCAGATGAAATTCCAAACAACCTGAATGCACATGATGGTGACTCCTCTTGTTTATACTTCTCACTGACTCCTACGTCAAAATTAGCTTCTCTGAACGACAACAAAGAGAAAATTAGTGTGTCAAAAATGATGAGGAAATCACCAGAATCAGCTTGTGTCGTCCTCCCACCGAAGATTTTCCGTATATTGGAGAAGCCATTGCATGAGTTCCATGGACACAGGGGTGAGGTCTTGGCCCTTTCATGGTCCAGAAATGGG TATCTGCTGTCATCTTCAGTTGATAAAACAGCTCGTCTCTGGAAAGTGGGGCAAGATCAATGCCTTGGCGTTTATTCACATAATAACTATG TCACTTGTGTAGAATTCAATCCAACAGATGATAACCTTTTCATTAGTGGTTCAATAGATGGGAAAATACGTCTCTGGGAAGTGCATGGTTGCCGAGTAATCGATTGGACTGATGTAAAAGAAATAGTGACTGCTGTTTGTTATTGTCCTGATGGAAAG GGGGGCGTTGTGGGATCCATGGATGGCAATTGTCGTTTTTATGAAGTAATAG GTAATCAATTGCAGATGGGCTCACAAGTATGCCTGCCAGGAAAGAAGAAGCTTGCTCGCAAGAGAATAACTGGATTTCAG TACTGCCCGAGCGACTCTAGCAAAGTCATGGTAACTTCTGCTGACTCGCAAGTTAGAATACTTTGTAGATCCAATATCATCTGCAAATTCAAAG GAATTCGAAATTCAGGGAACCAATTTCCTGCATCTTTCACCTCAGACGGGAAACACATTCTCGCAGTTACTGAGGATTCAAATGTacatatctggaactacactGACCAGGGCCGGAGAACAAACAAACAGAAAAAAGTTCGGTCATCAGAGAGTTTCTTTTCTAACAATGCATCAGTTGCCATACCTTGGTCCGGCTTCAACACAAATCCAGGAACGCTACCTAGAAGTATTTTAGAAAACGGAAATGTCAACAGGAACTCACTGCCAAGGACCTCCGATTGTTTCTCCCTAGGGCGTACATTTTTGGTAGACTCTCTATCTAAGGGCTCCGCGACATGGCCAGAGGAGAAACTGCCTAATTCTTCGAGTCCAGTAACCGTCTTCCCCTCAGTATGCAAGTCTGAGTACAAGTTCTTGAAAAGTGCTTGGCAAGGTGCATTGAGCTCTCCTCATCTGTGGGGTCTTGTGGTTGTTACTGCTGGATTGGATGGATGTATTAGAACATTTCTCAACTATGGATTACCAATTCGtttttga